The Drosophila mauritiana strain mau12 chromosome 2R, ASM438214v1, whole genome shotgun sequence genome has a segment encoding these proteins:
- the LOC117137972 gene encoding trypsin delta: protein MLLRALPLLLALFVLSKSDTDAGEDSEEDDSEDCNRTTIGGHPVDISTAPWIASISIKQKAKCDGAIYKLSYIVTAGKCVDGFLNKAIRVRVGSTTRSDGVIEVEVCNITVHEKFTGQTVLHNLAILKLCEPLEASKKIQAIQLANQLPANGAKVTANGWASFRWWAMYWKKCLDDEAYMLQKAEVKLFGPRQCTDLWAQNNWSKKNFTEDLFCTEKFAKEACSLAMGSPVVHNGKLLGIITKGGCSEYPEVNINLIRYKDWLNNHTK, encoded by the coding sequence ATGCTTCTGCGAGCTCTACCGCTTCTCCTTGCACTCTTTGTCCTTTCCAAAAGCGACACTGATGCAGGTGAAGATTCAGAGGAGGACGACAGCGAAGACTGCAACAGGACGACGATTGGTGGCCATCCGGTGGACATAAGCACAGCGCCATGGATTGCTTCCATTTCGATCAAGCAAAAGGCCAAGTGCGACGGAGCGATATACAAACTGAGTTACATTGTGACAGCCGGGAAATGCGTGGATGGATTCCTGAACAAGGCGATCCGGGTACGAGTGGGTAGCACTACGCGCAGCGATGGAGTCATCGAAGTCGAAGTCTGCAACATTACAGTTCACGAAAAGTTCACCGGCCAGACAGTACTTCACAATCTGGCCATATTGAAGTTGTGCGAACCGCTCGAGGCCTCCAAAAAGATCCAGGCAATCCAGTTGGCCAACCAGCTTCCGGCTAATGGGGCCAAGGTCACGGCCAACGGCTGGGCCTCCTTCAGGTGGTGGGCAATGTATTGGAAGAAGTGTCTGGACGATGAAGCCTACATGCTGCAGAAGGCCGAGGTTAAGCTCTTTGGCCCCAGGCAGTGCACAGATCTGTGGGCGCAAAACAATTGGTCCAAAAAGAACTTCACAGAGGACCTGTTCTGCACCGAGAAGTTCGCTAAGGAGGCCTGCTCCTTGGCGATGGGATCACCTGTGGTCCACAACGGCAAACTGCTCGGCATTATAACGAAAGGCGGCTGTTCCGAGTATCCAGAAGTGAACATCAATCTTATCAGGTACAAGGACTGGCTGAATAATCACACCAAGTAA
- the LOC117137973 gene encoding trypsin delta, producing MLAPLILLQIAALPWLALGDQRIINGNTVNIKDAPWHASIIVDSKLKCGGVIISKNYILTAAKCVDGYSARSIQVRLGTSSCGTGGSNVGICEVKVHSQYSSWRFDNNLALLKTCELLKTTDEIKPIERANKKPEDNSRANVTGCGGRSGHFLDLIIDKRIISGIEEKCFQLPVHLYGTQVRILSQKQCAADWKVIPFYLLKGISDLTICTKSPGKGACSTDRGAPLVIDNKLDVYANILRHTNWLDSNTKD from the coding sequence ATGTTAGCCCCACTAATCCTCCTGCAGATTGCGGCTCTGCCTTGGTTGGCTCTCGGAGATCAGCGGATCATAAACGGAAACACTGTCAACATTAAGGATGCCCCGTGGCATGCCTCCATCATAGTCGATTCGAAGCTTAAGTGCGGTGGCGTCATTATCTCGAAGAACTACATCCTGACTGCCGCCAAGTGTGTGGATGGCTACAGTGCCAGGAGCATACAAGTCAGGTTGGGAACCAGCAGTTGCGGCACTGGTGGATCGAATGTCGGAATCTGCGAGGTCAAAGTTCATAGCCAGTACTCCAGCTGGCGCTTCGACAATAACCTGGCTCTATTGAAAACCTGCGAGCTACTCAAAACCACCGATGAAATAAAGCCAATTGAGAGGGCCAACAAAAAACCAGAAGATAATTCCCGAGCCAATGTTACTGGCTGCGGCGGCAGATCGGGCCATTTCCTCGACCTTATCATAGACAAGAGGATTATCAGCGGGATAGAAGAGAAGTGCTTCCAGCTGCCTGTCCACTTGTACGGCACTCAAGTGCGGATCCTTAGCCAAAAGCAGTGCGCCGCCGACTGGAAAGTCATACCGTTTTACTTACTCAAGGGAATCTCAGACCTGACCATCTGCACCAAGTCGCCGGGCAAGGGAGCCTGCTCCACAGACAGGGGTGCGCCGCTGGTCATCGACAACAAGCTCGATGTCTACGCAAATATCCTGCGGCACACGAACTGGCTGGACTCGAATACGAAGGATTAA
- the LOC117137971 gene encoding transmembrane protease serine 9 — translation MTWSVFPFLLAALLRPVRGDLDAQSRIIGGYAVDIEDAPYQAEVIIDGTAICSGAIITSDTILTAASCVQSYSSIEVRVGTSSRDYDETGFLLDVCEIIDHPQYNCWRFDNNLALLKLCDPLKTSDGIQPISIAEDEPDDGSWCTVSGWGSTSWWGSWWDRCFGSLPDYLQMAWVSVYNREQCAADRGVWFDLWDNGISYLTLCTQYGAGGCSYDTGAPLVKDGQLVGILSEGGCTTKPDVFANVPWFTGWIAANTEDEDTTDSTSTSIASSTTVARTTAATVPSTEPSTVPVTEPSTEPSTSTVSSTISSTLPSTVSSTEDITVPSTLVSAVPTTIPSAAPSTTAPSSVPSAEPSSVPSTEPSSVPSTEPSSVPSTEPSSVPSTEPSSVPSTEPSSVPSTESSSVPSTEPTTILSAVPSTVTSTIASTEPSTVPGNAPSTLASTISSTPVTTLSPSPSVTTTIMTETAPISTESPDPEG, via the coding sequence ATGACTTGGAGTGTGTTTCCATTTCTGTTGGCGGCTCTCTTACGGCCGGTTCGTGGAGATCTGGATGCCCAAAGCCGCATCATTGGAGGATATGCTGTGGACATTGAAGATGCCCCGTACCAGGCGGAAGTGATAATAGATGGCACTGCTATATGCAGTGGGGCCATCATCACATCAGACACCATTCTCACGGCAGCTTCGTGTGTCCAGTCCTACAGTTCAATTGAAGTACGCGTGGGCACCAGCTCCCGCGATTATGATGAAACTGGATTCCTGCTCGACGTCTGTGAAATAATTGATCACCCGCAGTACAATTGCTGGCGCTTCGATAACAACCTGGCACTGTTGAAGTTGTGCGATCCGCTCAAGACCTCCGATGGTATCCAGCCCATCAGCATAGCAGAGGATGAGCCGGACGATGGTTCCTGGTGCACTGTTTCCGGCTGGGGATCCACCAGTTGGTGGGGCAGCTGGTGGGACAGGTGCTTCGGCAGTCTGCCAGACTATCTGCAGATGGCATGGGTCAGCGTCTACAACCGGGAGCAGTGCGCCGCGGATCGGGGTGTTTGGTTCGACCTCTGGGACAATGGCATCTCGTACCTTACCCTCTGCACTCAGTATGGCGCCGGAGGATGCTCCTACGATACGGGAGCTCCCTTGGTGAAAGATGGACAACTAGTGGGCATTCTATCCGAAGGCGGCTGCACCACCAAGCCAGATGTCTTCGCCAACGTACCTTGGTTCACAGGTTGGATAGCCGCGAACACCGAAGACGAGGATACAACCGATTCGACAAGTACTTCTATTGCTAGTAGTACCACTGTTGCTAGAACTACAGCTGCTACTGTACCTAGTACTGAACCCAGCACAGTACCTGTTACAGAACCTAGTACTGAACCTTCCACCAGTACCGTATCCAGTACCATATCTAGTACCTTGCCTAGTACAGTATCTAGTACTGAAGACATTACTGTACCGAGTACTTTAGTCAGTGCTGTGCCTACTACTATACCTAGTGCGGCACCTAGTACTACTGCACCGAGTTCTGTACCTAGTGCCGAACCGAGTTCTGTACCTAGTACCGAACCGAGTTCTGTACCTAGTACTGAACCGAGTTCTGTACCTAGTACTGAACCGAGTTCTGTACCTAGTACTGAACCGAGTTCTGTACCTAGTACTGAACCGAGTTCTGTACCTAGTACTGAATCGAGTTCTGTACCTAGTACTGAACCGACTACCATACTTTCTGCTGTACCCAGTACTGTGACGAGTACTATAGCGAGTACTGAACCCAGTACAGTACCTGGCAATGCCCCCAGTACTTTAGCCAGTACAATATCTAGTACTCCCGTTACTACGTTGAGTCCTTCGCCTAGCGTAACAACTACGATTATGACGGAAACTGCACCAATATCCACTGAAAGCCCTGATCCCGAGGGATAA